A region from the Hypericibacter adhaerens genome encodes:
- the rpsN gene encoding 30S ribosomal protein S14, with protein MAKKSSINRDKKRRAMAKQYAAKRDRLKAIANDEGRPMEERFAARLKLAQLPRNSSPVRQHNRCELTGRPRGFHRKFKLSRIALRELASSGQIPGMVKSSW; from the coding sequence ATGGCAAAGAAAAGCTCGATCAACCGCGACAAGAAGCGCCGCGCGATGGCCAAGCAGTACGCCGCCAAGCGCGACCGCCTCAAGGCGATCGCGAACGACGAGGGGCGGCCGATGGAGGAGCGCTTCGCGGCGCGCCTCAAGCTCGCCCAGCTCCCGCGCAATTCGTCGCCGGTACGCCAGCATAACCGCTGCGAGCTGACCGGCCGTCCGCGCGGGTTTCACCGCAAGTTCAAGCTGTCGCGCATTGCGCTACGCGAGCTGGCCTCGTCCGGGCAGATCCCGGGCATGGTCAAGTCGAGTTGGTAA
- the rpsH gene encoding 30S ribosomal protein S8, translating to MALSDPLGDMLTRIRNAQKAGAQSVSTPASKLRSSVLEVLKREGYIRGFSQQAAEPGFGEIRIELKYHEGAPVIREISRISKPGRRVYSRIADLQRVYNGLGISILSTPRGVMSDSEARAANVGGEVLCRVF from the coding sequence ATGGCATTGAGTGATCCCCTGGGGGATATGCTGACCCGGATCCGGAACGCACAGAAGGCGGGCGCGCAGAGCGTGTCGACCCCGGCTTCGAAGCTGCGTTCCAGCGTGCTGGAAGTCCTGAAGCGCGAGGGTTACATCCGCGGCTTCAGCCAGCAGGCGGCAGAACCGGGTTTCGGCGAAATCAGGATCGAGCTGAAGTATCACGAGGGCGCCCCGGTCATCCGGGAGATCTCGCGGATCTCCAAGCCGGGCCGGCGCGTCTATTCGCGGATCGCCGACCTGCAGCGGGTCTATAACGGGCTCGGCATCTCGATCCTCTCGACGCCGCGCGGCGTCATGTCGGACAGCGAAGCCCGCGCCGCCAATGTCGGCGGCGAGGTGCTGTGCCGCGTGTTCTAA
- the rplF gene encoding 50S ribosomal protein L6: protein MSRVGKNPVAVPSGVTLAVDGRKVKAKGKLGELTLPLSVLVDAGMQDGKFWVKPVNETKQARMMWGTTRNLVRNMVRGVSQGYSKSLEINGVGYRAAVQGKSLQLQLGYSHDVNFPIPEGITIKCDKPTSITITGADKQRVGQVAAEIRSYRGPEPYKGKGIKYDSETILRKEGKKK from the coding sequence ATGTCACGCGTCGGAAAAAATCCCGTTGCCGTGCCGAGCGGTGTCACGCTCGCGGTGGACGGCCGCAAGGTCAAGGCCAAGGGCAAGCTCGGCGAGCTCACCCTGCCGCTGAGCGTGCTGGTCGATGCCGGGATGCAGGACGGCAAGTTCTGGGTCAAGCCGGTCAACGAGACCAAGCAGGCCCGCATGATGTGGGGCACCACCCGCAACCTGGTGCGCAACATGGTGCGCGGCGTGTCGCAGGGCTACAGCAAGAGCCTCGAGATCAACGGCGTCGGCTATCGCGCCGCGGTCCAGGGCAAGAGCCTGCAGCTCCAGCTCGGCTACAGCCACGACGTGAACTTCCCGATTCCGGAAGGCATCACGATCAAGTGCGACAAGCCGACCTCGATCACCATCACCGGGGCCGACAAGCAGCGTGTCGGTCAGGTCGCCGCAGAGATCCGCTCCTATCGTGGTCCCGAGCCCTACAAGGGCAAGGGCATCAAGTACGACAGCGAGACGATCCTGCGCAAGGAAGGCAAGAAGAAGTAA
- the rplR gene encoding 50S ribosomal protein L18: MANPDALFERRKRRNRVSIRRKSHGRLRLSVFRSGQHIYAQVIDDVKGVTIAAASSLDKDLRASLKSGGNKSAAEAVGKLVAQRALQAGVKEVVFDRGGYLFHGRVKALADAAREGGLSF; the protein is encoded by the coding sequence ATGGCCAATCCAGATGCATTGTTCGAGCGCCGCAAGCGCCGGAACCGGGTCTCGATCCGCCGCAAGAGCCACGGGCGCCTGCGCCTGTCGGTGTTCCGGTCGGGCCAGCACATCTATGCCCAGGTCATCGACGACGTGAAGGGCGTCACCATCGCCGCGGCCTCGAGCCTGGACAAGGATCTGCGCGCCAGCCTGAAGTCGGGCGGCAACAAGTCGGCCGCCGAGGCGGTCGGCAAGCTGGTCGCCCAGCGCGCGCTCCAGGCCGGCGTCAAGGAGGTCGTGTTCGACCGCGGCGGTTATCTGTTTCATGGCCGGGTGAAGGCCCTGGCCGACGCCGCCCGCGAGGGCGGTCTCAGCTTCTAG
- the rpsE gene encoding 30S ribosomal protein S5 — MARPAKSERRERERAPREESELVEKLVGINRVAKVVKGGRRFGFAAIVVVGDGKGRVGHGSGKAREVPEAIRKATEQAKRAMVRVPLREGRTLHHDIIGHYGAGRVVLRAAVPGTGIIAGGPIRAIFEALGVQDVVAKSVGTSNPHNMIKAAFDALTHSSSPRSVAARRGRKVSDILGKRAEGADARE; from the coding sequence ATGGCACGTCCCGCAAAGTCCGAGCGCCGCGAACGCGAGCGCGCCCCGCGCGAGGAATCCGAACTGGTCGAAAAGCTGGTCGGGATCAATCGCGTCGCCAAGGTGGTGAAGGGCGGCCGGCGGTTCGGCTTCGCCGCGATCGTCGTGGTCGGCGACGGCAAGGGCCGCGTCGGGCACGGCTCCGGCAAGGCGCGCGAGGTGCCCGAGGCGATCCGCAAGGCGACCGAGCAGGCCAAGCGCGCCATGGTGCGCGTGCCGCTGCGCGAGGGCCGCACGCTGCATCACGACATCATCGGCCATTACGGCGCCGGGCGGGTCGTGCTGCGCGCCGCGGTGCCCGGCACCGGCATCATCGCCGGCGGCCCGATCCGCGCCATCTTCGAGGCGCTGGGGGTCCAGGACGTGGTGGCCAAGTCGGTCGGCACCTCCAACCCGCACAACATGATCAAGGCGGCGTTCGACGCGCTCACCCACAGCAGCTCGCCGCGTTCGGTGGCCGCACGCCGCGGCCGCAAGGTCAGCGACATCCTGGGCAAGCGCGCCGAAGGCGCGGATGCCCGCGAGTAA
- the rpmD gene encoding 50S ribosomal protein L30 yields the protein MAEKKAAEKKAAGKITVTQIGSPIGREDGQRRTLIGLGLNKMGRSRVLEDTPSVRGMIKRVHHLVRVEP from the coding sequence ATGGCTGAGAAGAAGGCGGCCGAGAAGAAGGCGGCGGGGAAGATCACGGTGACCCAGATCGGCAGCCCGATCGGTCGCGAGGACGGTCAGCGCCGCACCCTGATCGGCCTGGGGCTCAACAAGATGGGCCGCAGCCGCGTGCTCGAGGATACGCCCTCGGTCCGCGGCATGATCAAGCGCGTGCATCACCTGGTTCGGGTGGAGCCGTAA
- the rplO gene encoding 50S ribosomal protein L15, producing the protein MKLNQLRDNPGARKSPIRVGRGIGSGKGKTGGRGGKGQTARTGVAINGFEGGQMPMYRRLPKRGFNNIFRLELVEVNLGRVQAAIEAGKLDAGKTIDGKALKAAGVTTRVKDGISLLAQGELKTKATFKVARASKAAIAAVEKAGGKVVVTKPAVEADTKAAG; encoded by the coding sequence ATGAAGCTCAATCAGCTCAGGGACAACCCGGGCGCCCGCAAGAGCCCGATCCGCGTCGGCCGCGGCATCGGCTCGGGCAAGGGCAAGACCGGCGGGCGCGGCGGCAAGGGCCAAACCGCGCGCACCGGCGTCGCCATCAACGGCTTCGAGGGCGGCCAGATGCCGATGTATCGGCGCCTGCCCAAGCGCGGCTTCAACAACATCTTCCGCCTGGAGCTGGTGGAAGTGAATCTGGGCCGGGTCCAGGCCGCGATCGAGGCCGGCAAGCTCGATGCCGGCAAGACCATCGACGGCAAGGCCCTCAAGGCCGCCGGCGTCACCACCCGGGTCAAGGACGGCATCTCGCTCCTGGCCCAGGGCGAGCTCAAGACCAAGGCGACCTTCAAGGTCGCCCGCGCCTCCAAGGCCGCCATCGCCGCGGTCGAGAAGGCGGGCGGCAAGGTCGTGGTCACGAAGCCCGCCGTCGAGGCAGACACCAAGGCAGCGGGCTAA